In one Conger conger chromosome 5, fConCon1.1, whole genome shotgun sequence genomic region, the following are encoded:
- the mbip gene encoding MAP3K12-binding inhibitory protein 1 isoform X1, producing the protein MMADLVELDMVGGVEMEHERTGGIILNEGTSTLRDFICDILKSMTRLSTELNLGEAALKIEANPTNVGVSALQAKDVLASLHDHISTLQSISVNLKLLMKPDASEVQKNDAGAIQLEEMGSVSAFSQQEEVNVQIRASKSEIDRRISAFIERKQLEINENNVREFCNVIDCNQENSCARTDAVFTPFPGFKSHVKVTRVVNRYGPQTWVGGHRDLSGLKQSIAPCGNPAIEERLQNIEAHLNLTANRPVPQNIYQRLKCMEDRILELEGLSPEYFQSTGNLHKRSKATPSQACSLTELDRKINALKASLLKKVNETQPTDTEDLPF; encoded by the exons ATGATGGCTGATCTTGTGGAGCTAGATATGGTTGGTGGAGTTGAGATGGAGCATGAGCGCACTGGAGGAATAATTTTAAATGAGGGAACGTCCACACTTCGAGATTTCATTTGCGATATCCTCAAGTCAATGACACGCCTGAGCACAGAG CTGAATTTAGGTGAAGCAGCTTTAAAAATTGAAGCCAATCCGACCAATGTCGGCGTATCAGCTCTTCAAGCAAAGGACGTACTTGCCTCCCTGCACGATCACATCTCCACACTGcag TCAATATCTGTAAACCTGAAGCTGCTGATGAAGCCAGATGCAAGTGAGGTACAGAAGAACGATGCAGGTGCTATTCAGCTAGAGGAGATGGGGAGTGTTTCTGCTTTCTCACAACAAGAGGAGGTCAATGTGCAGATCAGAGCAAGCAAGTCAGAG ATTGACAGAAGAATATCAGCATTTATTGAGCGCAAACAGTTGGAGATCAATGAAAACAATGTGAGGGAGTTTTGCAATGTGATCGACTGCAATCAAG aAAACAGCTGTGCCAGAACTGATGCTGTTTTTACACCTTTCCCTGGGTTCAAAAGCCATGTTAAAG TGACGAGGGTGGTGAACCGGTATGGACCACAGACGTGGGTGGGTGGACACCGAGACCTCTCTGGACTGAAGCAGAGCATCGCTCCGTGTGGAAACCCAGCCATCGAGGAGCGACTTCAAAACATTGAGGCACACCTGAATCTGACTGCAA aCAGACCAGTACCCCAGAATATTTACCAGAGGCTGAAATGCATGGAGGACCGGATCTTGGAGCTAGAAGGCCTCTCTCCTGAGTATTTCCAGTCCACA GGAAATCTGCACAAGCGGTCTAAAGCAACACCTTCACAG GCTTGCAGCCTGACAGAGCTGGATAGAAAGATCAACGCACTCAAGGCCTCTCTTCTAAAGAAAGTGAATGAGACACAACCTACAGATACAGAAGACCTCCCCTTTTGA
- the mbip gene encoding MAP3K12-binding inhibitory protein 1 isoform X2 encodes MMADLVELDMVGGVEMEHERTGGIILNEGTSTLRDFICDILKSMTRLSTELNLGEAALKIEANPTNVGVSALQAKDVLASLHDHISTLQSISVNLKLLMKPDASEVQKNDAGAIQLEEMGSVSAFSQQEEVNVQIRASKSEIDRRISAFIERKQLEINENNVREFCNVIDCNQENSCARTDAVFTPFPGFKSHVKDRPVPQNIYQRLKCMEDRILELEGLSPEYFQSTGNLHKRSKATPSQACSLTELDRKINALKASLLKKVNETQPTDTEDLPF; translated from the exons ATGATGGCTGATCTTGTGGAGCTAGATATGGTTGGTGGAGTTGAGATGGAGCATGAGCGCACTGGAGGAATAATTTTAAATGAGGGAACGTCCACACTTCGAGATTTCATTTGCGATATCCTCAAGTCAATGACACGCCTGAGCACAGAG CTGAATTTAGGTGAAGCAGCTTTAAAAATTGAAGCCAATCCGACCAATGTCGGCGTATCAGCTCTTCAAGCAAAGGACGTACTTGCCTCCCTGCACGATCACATCTCCACACTGcag TCAATATCTGTAAACCTGAAGCTGCTGATGAAGCCAGATGCAAGTGAGGTACAGAAGAACGATGCAGGTGCTATTCAGCTAGAGGAGATGGGGAGTGTTTCTGCTTTCTCACAACAAGAGGAGGTCAATGTGCAGATCAGAGCAAGCAAGTCAGAG ATTGACAGAAGAATATCAGCATTTATTGAGCGCAAACAGTTGGAGATCAATGAAAACAATGTGAGGGAGTTTTGCAATGTGATCGACTGCAATCAAG aAAACAGCTGTGCCAGAACTGATGCTGTTTTTACACCTTTCCCTGGGTTCAAAAGCCATGTTAAAG aCAGACCAGTACCCCAGAATATTTACCAGAGGCTGAAATGCATGGAGGACCGGATCTTGGAGCTAGAAGGCCTCTCTCCTGAGTATTTCCAGTCCACA GGAAATCTGCACAAGCGGTCTAAAGCAACACCTTCACAG GCTTGCAGCCTGACAGAGCTGGATAGAAAGATCAACGCACTCAAGGCCTCTCTTCTAAAGAAAGTGAATGAGACACAACCTACAGATACAGAAGACCTCCCCTTTTGA